Within Desulfobacter sp., the genomic segment TCGTCGGGTGCGTAGGTATGTCCCAGCATCCCCGGCCCCATGCCCGAATAGTAATGGTAATCCGACGGGGCAATCACCGTCACCCCGATCCCCTTTTCCGTAAACTGCGCAATATTCTCCAGGGTGACCATATGGGCATGGCCGCCCCCCACCAGAACAAGATTCTTTCCCATGGTCTTCGCTCCCTTGATTCTATTCTGCTACAGTTGATCCATCAGCCGGCCCAGGCTGGCCAAATGCTCCTTTTCTTCATCTGCGATCTTGAGGACGACGGCCCTGGAGGCCTCGGAGTCAATCCGTCCCCCCACCCGCTGGTAGAGGTCCAGGGCTTGGGCCTCAATGGACATGGCCAGGGAAATCACATCGGTCTCGGATCCCAGATCCGGCTTGAACAGATCCAGGTACTCCTCGGTGGTCAGCCCCCCTTCCATTGATTTCTCGGTGACCATGGCGGATAACTCTTCAATGCCGGTATCCGGGTGGCCCAGGTCCTGGTAGGCCTTGACAATGGATTCCTGGTGTTTGACTTCTATGGCGGACAATTTCTCAAACAGGGACCGCACCTTGTCATTGGCCGCCCTGCCCGACATTTCCGTGTAAAAATCCTCCAGTCCCGCCTCCAGGGAAAAGGCGGCCTTAAGGATTTCCTCGGGCAGGTCGGTATCTGAAAAAAGATGGACGCCCAGATCCTGGGGACCCACTGCGGTCTGGGACTGCCATGCCTTGATGCCGCCGGACACATTGTAGACCTTTTTAAATCCCTTGCCCGCCAGCATCTGCGCAGCCACACGGCTGCGCCCGCCAACGGCTCAGTAAACCAGGACCGGCTTTTCCCTATCAATCTCCGACAGCCGGTCCCCCAGCTGGGGCAAGGGAATCAGGGTGGCCCCTGGGATGTGGGACTGCTGGTATTCCTTGGGCTGCCGCACATCCAGAATGGTCACCTTATCGGCACCGGAGTTGTCGATGATTGATTTTGTCTCGTTGAAATCAATGGATTCTGCCGGGGTAAAAAACTGCATCCACTTCATGAGCGCCTCCTTTTTCCTAGTGTAATCAGCCCAGGGATTTAAAACTTTTGGGAGAGGCCCCGCATACCGGGCAGCGCCAGTCTTCAGGCAGGTCCTCAAACTTGGTTCCTTTTTTAATTTTCCCCTTCCTGTCGCCGCGGTCAGGGTCATAGATATAGCCGCAATTTGTTACCTGACACTGATACATATCCTTCGGGTCTGCCATTCTCATACCTCCTCAACTTAAAATACCGTTTCAAAAATTCAAATTTTCGCCATTTGATAATTCCGTACTACTATTCATCCGGCAGCTCGTATTCAGCCGGCAGCTCGATTTCCATGCCCGCTCACCGGTCCTGAGGAAACGGCATAGACCAGTGCCGACGAATCCGTAAGCCCAAGAAGCGCTTTGGCCTCATAATCATATATGGCACCGATGCCGCAGCATCCCAGCCCCAGAGCGGCCGCCGCAAGATAAATATTCTGTGCTGCCCTTCCGGCGGTAATCATCATCTGCCGGTACCCCCCCGGGCCGTAACATCTTTCCAGTTCATCAAGGTCGGAGATGAACAAAAAAGTTACAGCCGCGCGGCTGATCCATGCCTGGTCAAGGCAGGCGGCCCCCAGGGCCGGAGCAACCCTTCCCCGCCTGATGAGCGACAGGCGGTTGCAGTCCCCGGAGAACAGATAAAAACCGTCTTCCAGGCCTTCCAGGTTCTGGCCGATCATGCCCAATCGCAGGAGACGATAGGATAGGGCCTCGGTCATATTCCCGGCATCCGCCCCGATCCTGGACAGCAGGTCCTGCCAAAGGGATCGTGGCATGGGCTCCCTTGAAAAATTTCTCCGGGACCTGCGCCTGAAAATCATTTCTTCCAATTCACGAAAAGATTCCGGTCCGGCCCCCCTGATCAGGCTGCGGCCCCGGGGCAGGGCCATGACCGCCACAGGATCGGCCTCTGTCACCGTCATCCCGGGGCATTGTTCCCCGGTCCGGCGGGTTGAACATGCGGCATGAACTGCCGGCAATTCCCGGAACCCCTCCATATAGGCGGACTCCCCCCGACGGCCAATTAATTCAGGGGAACAGGATACCGTAGCATTCTTCACCCCTTCCAGGGCATGAGACACACCTTTGTTCCATCCAACGGCCACACAGCCCAGGACCGCCTCCATACTCCTGTCCAGTCCCAGCAGTTCTCCCGCGTCCCTGTCCCCCGCATCCCGATCTATATAATGGCTTGTCCCAAGGGCCCCGAGCACCAGGCTGAGATTCTGAATCAGGTGCCCCCCGTCAAGAAGCATATAGCGGTATGCACGCCCCCGGTATTTCCAGGCACTGTTAAAATAAGCGGCGGTAATAATGATCCCCATGCCCCCATCGTCGACCGCTTTTGTCCCCTGCCGCCTCCTCAATTGTACCAGGCTGTTGTCCATGGGATCATAATAATACACTCCTGTCTCAAGCCCGCCGGTATCCCGGGAAATCACAAGGTATAAATGACAGGGATAAAGGCCGCCGGCCGATGGAACAACCCGCTGCACCAGGGGGATGCGCCCCCGGTTTTCCACTGCGGTCACCCCGTATGCGGCAGACAAAAAGCGGGATAAGCCCTCCCTGGAAAGCCCTCCCGTCGGAAAAAGCACCTGGGGGCCCGCATTGCCTGGGGACCCGCCAAGGTTAATCCGCTTTCCCCTGCCATAGGGTTTAACGGGCAAAGGATAATGGTCAAAATCCGGATAATGGGGGGAGAGTCGGTGGCGGACATGGGCATGGGCCCATGTCCGCCCGGGGAAAAAAGATTATTGGCCTTTTCCCTCTTCCTCAACCTCAGCCTCCATGATCATCATGCATTCATGGCATTCCAATTCGATATTGGGCACGTCTCCGTACCGCTTTTTCAACTCATCC encodes:
- a CDS encoding ferritin-like domain-containing protein translates to MKWMQFFTPAESIDFNETKSIIDNSGADKVTILDVRQPKEYQQSHIPGATLIPLPQLGDRLSEIDREKPVLVYUAVGGRSRVAAQMLAGKGFKKVYNVSGGIKAWQSQTAVGPQDLGVHLFSDTDLPEEILKAAFSLEAGLEDFYTEMSGRAANDKVRSLFEKLSAIEVKHQESIVKAYQDLGHPDTGIEELSAMVTEKSMEGGLTTEEYLDLFKPDLGSETDVISLAMSIEAQALDLYQRVGGRIDSEASRAVVLKIADEEKEHLASLGRLMDQL
- a CDS encoding rubredoxin gives rise to the protein MADPKDMYQCQVTNCGYIYDPDRGDRKGKIKKGTKFEDLPEDWRCPVCGASPKSFKSLG
- a CDS encoding SagB family peptide dehydrogenase — protein: MSAAYGVTAVENRGRIPLVQRVVPSAGGLYPCHLYLVISRDTGGLETGVYYYDPMDNSLVQLRRRQGTKAVDDGGMGIIITAAYFNSAWKYRGRAYRYMLLDGGHLIQNLSLVLGALGTSHYIDRDAGDRDAGELLGLDRSMEAVLGCVAVGWNKGVSHALEGVKNATVSCSPELIGRRGESAYMEGFRELPAVHAACSTRRTGEQCPGMTVTEADPVAVMALPRGRSLIRGAGPESFRELEEMIFRRRSRRNFSREPMPRSLWQDLLSRIGADAGNMTEALSYRLLRLGMIGQNLEGLEDGFYLFSGDCNRLSLIRRGRVAPALGAACLDQAWISRAAVTFLFISDLDELERCYGPGGYRQMMITAGRAAQNIYLAAAALGLGCCGIGAIYDYEAKALLGLTDSSALVYAVSSGPVSGHGNRAAG